One Alkalicoccus halolimnae DNA segment encodes these proteins:
- a CDS encoding flotillin family protein has protein sequence MAIIYGGIALFVLLVAVGVYFLYMKIRYRTARSNEALIITGPNLGDEEKETNIFSDEEGRSMKIIRGGGVLLKRFQTSTPVNLTSFQQKLTTPRVYTDGGVPIIADAIVMVKVADHLKGIANYAEQFLGKDQDEIEREISEVLNGNLRAILSKMTVEGINADREGFASQVTEVAQSQLDRMGFHITALTLTDLRDADEENGYLENLGRPQIAKVRKEAEVAEAESRRETRISRAKTEEEAKKSEYESEISMAEARKEKDIRDASIKEDTERARAKSEQAYDLEKAVLDRNVKDEELNTQFMERERSVKLEEEENKVRRTKLDADYYETTKQAEARAKSDEISAEAKAKADKIAKQAQAQIRVEEGKADAEVTREKGNAAAEIRVREGNAEAQVIREKGEAEAEARRLLADAMAEHGEAVIREKLIEALPKVAAEFARPLSNIDSVKVIDSGSGEGMNTMGSSVARNLMGMQEPVKEATGIDIAGLVKDFTGDKLNKLKENISQMPVEKEAEPAAASEAPVEETPLPEEKKKSEE, from the coding sequence ATGGCAATTATTTATGGGGGGATAGCCCTTTTTGTGCTGCTCGTAGCAGTCGGCGTGTACTTCCTGTACATGAAAATCCGCTACCGCACGGCGAGATCCAACGAAGCATTAATCATTACTGGACCGAATCTCGGGGATGAGGAAAAAGAAACGAACATCTTCTCGGATGAGGAAGGACGTTCCATGAAAATCATACGCGGCGGCGGTGTGCTGCTCAAGCGGTTCCAGACGTCCACGCCGGTTAACCTTACTTCTTTTCAACAGAAACTGACAACACCGAGAGTCTATACGGATGGCGGAGTACCGATCATAGCTGATGCGATCGTTATGGTAAAGGTTGCCGACCACTTAAAAGGGATTGCCAATTACGCCGAACAGTTCCTCGGAAAAGATCAGGATGAAATTGAAAGGGAAATCTCCGAAGTACTGAACGGTAACCTCCGGGCAATTTTAAGTAAAATGACGGTAGAGGGAATTAATGCCGACCGGGAAGGGTTTGCTTCCCAGGTCACCGAAGTCGCGCAGTCCCAGCTGGACCGGATGGGGTTTCATATTACGGCGCTTACTCTTACCGATCTTCGGGATGCCGATGAAGAGAATGGCTACTTAGAAAATCTCGGCCGTCCGCAGATCGCCAAAGTGCGCAAAGAAGCAGAAGTCGCGGAGGCGGAAAGCCGCAGGGAAACACGTATCAGCCGTGCAAAAACGGAAGAAGAAGCGAAAAAGAGCGAATACGAAAGTGAAATTTCCATGGCGGAAGCGCGTAAGGAAAAAGACATCCGTGATGCTTCCATTAAAGAAGATACAGAACGTGCCCGGGCCAAATCCGAGCAGGCTTATGACCTTGAAAAAGCTGTTCTGGACCGCAATGTGAAAGATGAAGAGCTCAACACTCAGTTTATGGAACGCGAGCGTTCTGTAAAACTTGAAGAAGAAGAAAACAAAGTACGTCGCACGAAACTTGACGCCGATTATTACGAAACGACTAAGCAGGCCGAGGCGAGAGCGAAGTCGGATGAGATTTCCGCAGAAGCAAAAGCCAAGGCAGATAAAATCGCCAAACAGGCCCAGGCTCAGATCCGCGTAGAAGAAGGAAAAGCGGATGCCGAAGTAACCAGGGAAAAAGGTAACGCGGCAGCGGAAATTCGAGTGCGTGAAGGTAATGCAGAAGCACAGGTTATCAGAGAGAAAGGTGAAGCGGAAGCGGAAGCACGCCGTCTGCTGGCAGATGCGATGGCCGAGCACGGGGAAGCGGTTATCCGCGAGAAGCTTATCGAAGCCCTTCCGAAAGTGGCAGCAGAGTTTGCCCGTCCTCTTTCCAACATTGACTCTGTCAAAGTAATCGACAGCGGTTCAGGAGAAGGAATGAACACGATGGGAAGCAGTGTCGCCCGCAACCTGATGGGCATGCAGGAGCCGGTTAAAGAAGCAACCGGCATCGACATTGCCGGACTCGTGAAGGATTTTACCGGTGATAAGCTGAACAAACTGAAAGAGAACATCAGTCAGATGCCGGTTGAAAAAGAAGCGGAGCCGGCAGCAGCCAGCGAAGCTCCGGTGGAAGAAACGCCGCTTCCGGAAGAAAAGAAAAAATCAGAAGAATAA
- a CDS encoding dihydrolipoamide acetyltransferase family protein, translating into MINVTLPELKEGIEESLVVLWFVSEGDKVQKGDPLAEVQTEKATAEIEAEADGVIREIAVKRGESAKVGDVLAVIDPDGTASAQEAKPENVEPVKQRMPEEGETPPVTPRLKRLAKELGVTLASVKGTGRGGRITEEDIRTLKEEKIPLTGTRGVIAQRLVESLRGSAQFTITAWADVTELKTRKSGIEGNPGWTALIAAACTRVLPNHPLLRARVENEKIIIKQGIHLGFAIETETGLHTGVIPEASGRSPKELHERLRELAEKARKSGLSEKESAGSTFTITSLGAHRVQFFTPIINPPETSILGIGKIEPWVIMDKEKPVERFRLPLSLTVDHRAVDGSPAAAFLDELIDILEHPQSFLTERER; encoded by the coding sequence ATGATCAACGTGACCTTACCGGAATTAAAAGAGGGAATCGAAGAAAGCCTCGTCGTCCTCTGGTTCGTATCAGAAGGAGATAAGGTTCAGAAAGGAGATCCGCTCGCAGAGGTGCAGACAGAAAAAGCGACCGCGGAAATCGAAGCGGAAGCGGATGGCGTGATCCGGGAAATTGCTGTGAAACGGGGAGAGTCCGCTAAAGTCGGAGACGTCCTTGCTGTGATCGATCCAGACGGCACGGCCTCCGCACAGGAAGCGAAGCCGGAGAATGTGGAACCGGTGAAGCAAAGAATGCCGGAAGAGGGGGAAACGCCTCCTGTTACGCCGCGGCTGAAGCGTCTTGCAAAAGAACTCGGTGTGACGCTCGCATCGGTCAAGGGTACCGGCCGAGGCGGACGCATTACCGAGGAAGATATCCGCACTTTAAAGGAAGAAAAGATACCGCTTACCGGGACGCGCGGCGTTATAGCGCAAAGGCTGGTGGAGAGTCTGCGGGGAAGTGCCCAGTTTACGATCACAGCCTGGGCTGACGTAACCGAACTTAAAACCCGGAAGAGCGGAATCGAAGGAAACCCGGGATGGACGGCGCTTATTGCAGCAGCCTGCACAAGGGTACTGCCGAACCATCCGCTGCTCCGTGCCCGGGTTGAAAACGAAAAAATAATTATTAAACAGGGCATTCATCTCGGTTTTGCGATCGAAACTGAAACAGGGCTGCATACAGGAGTGATTCCAGAGGCGTCCGGACGTTCGCCGAAAGAGCTGCACGAACGATTGAGGGAACTTGCCGAAAAAGCAAGAAAAAGCGGACTTTCCGAAAAAGAGTCAGCAGGCAGTACATTTACTATTACGAGTCTCGGAGCTCATCGGGTGCAGTTTTTCACACCTATAATCAATCCTCCGGAAACGTCGATACTCGGAATAGGAAAAATAGAGCCTTGGGTAATTATGGATAAAGAGAAGCCGGTAGAGCGCTTCCGTCTTCCGCTCAGTCTGACCGTCGATCACCGGGCCGTGGACGGATCTCCTGCCGCCGCATTTCTTGACGAGCTGATTGACATACTCGAACATCCGCAGTCATTCTTAACAGAAAGGGAACGTTAA
- a CDS encoding alpha-ketoacid dehydrogenase subunit beta, which translates to METAKKRMLSGNKAMAEAISQEMKRDPNVFVLGEDIGVYGGIFGSTQGLMETYGPDRVLDTPISETAFIGAAIGAAAEGMRPIAELMFVDFFGVCMDQIYNHMAKIPYMSGGNVRLPMVLMTAVGGGYNDAAQHSQTLYATFAHMPGMKVVAPSTPYDLKGMMTSAIRDDNPVVFMFHKSLQGLGWMDQLDESVGSVPEEAYTVPLNEAKVVREGKDVTIVGIQMMTHYAVKAAEKLAEEGIEAEVIDLRSLAPIDKKTILASLKKTHRLLVVDEDYLSYGMTAEIAAIAAEEALYDLEAPVRRLALPDVPIPYSSPLEDFVIPGAEQIYEEVKKLLDEN; encoded by the coding sequence ATGGAAACAGCTAAAAAACGCATGCTTTCCGGAAATAAGGCAATGGCAGAAGCTATTTCCCAGGAAATGAAGCGGGATCCGAACGTCTTTGTTCTCGGGGAAGATATCGGAGTATATGGAGGCATTTTCGGCTCCACGCAGGGGTTAATGGAGACGTACGGCCCGGATCGGGTACTGGATACGCCCATTTCAGAAACGGCATTCATCGGTGCTGCGATTGGAGCTGCCGCCGAAGGAATGCGTCCTATTGCGGAATTAATGTTCGTTGATTTCTTTGGTGTCTGTATGGATCAGATCTATAATCATATGGCGAAGATTCCCTATATGTCTGGTGGAAATGTCCGGCTGCCGATGGTGCTGATGACGGCTGTCGGAGGCGGATATAACGATGCCGCGCAGCATTCGCAGACCCTTTATGCCACGTTTGCCCACATGCCGGGGATGAAGGTTGTTGCGCCTTCCACTCCATATGATTTAAAAGGGATGATGACGTCAGCGATACGCGATGATAATCCGGTCGTATTTATGTTCCATAAATCGCTGCAGGGCCTCGGCTGGATGGACCAGCTTGACGAATCGGTCGGCAGCGTGCCGGAGGAAGCATATACCGTCCCGCTGAATGAAGCGAAAGTCGTCCGGGAAGGTAAGGACGTTACGATTGTCGGTATCCAGATGATGACCCACTACGCCGTCAAAGCCGCAGAGAAACTCGCCGAAGAAGGCATAGAAGCGGAAGTAATTGATCTCCGCTCCCTGGCACCGATTGATAAAAAAACGATTCTCGCTTCCCTGAAAAAAACGCACCGGCTGCTCGTCGTAGACGAAGACTATCTTTCCTACGGGATGACAGCGGAAATTGCCGCTATTGCTGCGGAAGAAGCGCTCTATGACCTGGAAGCTCCTGTCCGCCGTCTAGCTTTGCCGGACGTGCCGATTCCGTACAGTTCGCCGCTGGAGGATTTTGTCATTCCGGGGGCAGAACAGATTTATGAGGAAGTTAAAAAGCTGCTGGATGAAAATTAA
- a CDS encoding thiamine pyrophosphate-dependent dehydrogenase E1 component subunit alpha: protein MKWMYEEMVKIRYYEDQMVEVYSEGKAPVFNIGAGTVPGEMHLAAGQEPAAVGICAHLTKDDTVTAPHRPHHHAIAKGVDLKRMTAEIFGRETGLGKGKGGHMHLFDPAVKFSCGGIVAAGLPHAVGAAMAAKMKGTDWIAVSFIGEGAANAGAFHESLNLAALWNLPLIVVVEDNAYGISVPKTSSTSVASNDMRAGAYGIAGAYVKDNDPIAMYKASEEAVSRARDGQGPTIIEIETHRYLGHFQGDPELYRDKEEVPGLRKQDPILKLKKQLQADGIADTELEEMEQLAKKAVDEAYQFARDSDFPKPEAALQDVFTSEMTKEVE, encoded by the coding sequence ATGAAGTGGATGTACGAAGAAATGGTAAAGATCCGCTACTACGAGGATCAGATGGTGGAAGTGTATTCGGAAGGAAAAGCACCGGTATTTAACATCGGAGCGGGGACGGTTCCCGGGGAGATGCATTTAGCTGCCGGACAGGAACCCGCCGCGGTCGGTATCTGTGCCCACCTTACAAAGGACGATACGGTGACGGCACCGCACCGGCCGCATCATCATGCCATCGCCAAAGGGGTGGATTTAAAGCGGATGACAGCGGAGATTTTCGGCAGGGAAACGGGACTCGGTAAAGGTAAGGGAGGACACATGCATTTGTTTGATCCTGCGGTGAAGTTTTCCTGTGGAGGGATTGTAGCGGCTGGTCTTCCACATGCCGTTGGAGCAGCAATGGCGGCCAAGATGAAAGGAACGGACTGGATAGCGGTTTCATTTATCGGTGAAGGAGCGGCAAACGCAGGTGCCTTCCATGAATCCCTGAACCTGGCTGCGCTCTGGAACCTTCCGCTTATTGTAGTTGTGGAAGATAACGCCTACGGAATTTCAGTGCCGAAAACTTCCTCGACGTCCGTTGCTTCAAACGATATGCGGGCAGGCGCCTATGGGATTGCAGGTGCCTATGTGAAGGACAACGATCCGATCGCCATGTATAAAGCATCTGAAGAAGCTGTTTCCAGAGCCCGTGACGGTCAGGGGCCGACGATCATTGAAATTGAAACTCACCGCTATTTAGGGCACTTCCAGGGTGATCCGGAGCTTTACCGGGATAAAGAAGAAGTTCCCGGACTCCGTAAACAGGATCCGATTTTGAAACTGAAAAAACAGCTTCAGGCTGATGGGATAGCGGATACGGAACTGGAAGAAATGGAACAGCTGGCGAAAAAAGCCGTTGATGAAGCCTATCAGTTCGCACGCGACAGCGACTTTCCGAAACCCGAAGCCGCGCTTCAGGATGTGTTTACATCTGAAATGACGAAAGAGGTGGAGTGA
- a CDS encoding malate:quinone oxidoreductase, translating to MSNGEMKKDVILIGAGVMSATLGSILKELAPDWNITVFEKLAEEGEESSNVWNNAGTGHAALCELNYTNEKPDGSIDISKAEKINEQFHVSKQFWSYLVNHQRISRPQDFIMPLPHISFVHGADNVTFLKNRYEAMAANPLFQAIEYSDDPATIRKWIPLMMEERTSDEPIACTKIDAGTDVNFGSLTHKLFDYLKNKNVNVKYRHSVEDLNRKESGSWEVKVKNDESGETENHKADFVFIGGGGKSLHLLQKSGIPEGKGIGGFPVSGQFMVCRNPDVIQQHDAKVYGKAPVGAPPMSVPHLDTRYIDNERSLLFGPFAGFSPKFLKTGSMMDLITSVKPNNVMTMLAAGAKEMALTKYLIGQVLLSKEKRMDALREFVPNAKSEDWELVVSGQRVQVIKDTEEGGKGTLQFGTEVVNAEDGSIAALLGASPGASTAVHVMLDILNRCFPEQVKEWEPKIKEMVPSYGLSLADNPDLLHDIEASTGRALGLEKKYQAHQA from the coding sequence ATGAGCAACGGAGAAATGAAAAAAGATGTTATTTTAATTGGTGCGGGAGTTATGAGTGCGACTCTCGGATCCATACTGAAAGAATTAGCACCGGACTGGAACATTACCGTGTTTGAAAAGCTTGCAGAAGAAGGAGAAGAAAGTTCCAACGTATGGAACAATGCAGGAACAGGGCACGCCGCTCTGTGCGAGCTGAATTATACGAATGAAAAACCGGATGGGTCGATAGATATCAGTAAAGCGGAAAAAATTAATGAACAGTTTCACGTGTCGAAGCAGTTCTGGTCCTACCTCGTGAACCACCAGCGGATCAGCCGTCCTCAGGACTTTATTATGCCGCTGCCGCACATCAGCTTTGTTCATGGGGCAGACAACGTTACGTTTTTGAAGAACCGATACGAAGCGATGGCTGCAAATCCTCTTTTTCAGGCGATTGAATATTCGGATGATCCTGCCACGATCAGAAAGTGGATTCCGCTCATGATGGAGGAGCGTACGTCCGATGAGCCGATTGCCTGCACAAAAATCGATGCCGGCACGGATGTTAACTTCGGTTCTTTAACGCACAAGCTGTTTGATTATTTAAAGAACAAAAATGTTAATGTGAAATACAGGCACAGCGTGGAGGATCTGAATCGTAAAGAAAGCGGTTCGTGGGAAGTGAAAGTGAAAAACGACGAGAGTGGAGAAACAGAAAATCATAAAGCCGACTTCGTCTTTATCGGCGGCGGAGGAAAAAGTCTGCATTTACTGCAGAAATCCGGTATTCCTGAAGGGAAGGGGATTGGCGGATTCCCGGTAAGCGGCCAGTTTATGGTTTGCAGAAATCCGGATGTTATCCAGCAGCATGATGCGAAAGTCTACGGTAAAGCACCGGTGGGCGCACCGCCGATGTCGGTGCCGCATCTCGATACAAGGTATATTGATAACGAACGGTCGCTGCTGTTCGGCCCATTCGCCGGGTTTTCTCCTAAATTTTTAAAAACGGGTTCTATGATGGATCTGATAACGTCCGTGAAGCCAAATAACGTTATGACGATGCTCGCTGCAGGTGCCAAGGAAATGGCGCTTACAAAATACCTTATCGGCCAGGTGCTTCTTTCCAAAGAAAAGCGTATGGATGCGTTACGGGAATTTGTTCCGAATGCGAAAAGTGAGGATTGGGAGCTTGTCGTCTCCGGTCAGCGCGTGCAGGTGATTAAAGATACGGAAGAAGGCGGCAAAGGGACCCTTCAGTTCGGAACAGAGGTAGTAAATGCGGAAGACGGCTCGATTGCGGCGCTGCTTGGAGCTTCCCCGGGCGCTTCCACCGCTGTCCACGTCATGCTCGATATTCTCAACCGCTGCTTCCCGGAGCAGGTAAAAGAGTGGGAGCCGAAAATTAAAGAAATGGTTCCTTCCTACGGTCTGTCCCTTGCCGACAATCCGGATCTGCTCCATGACATCGAAGCGTCCACCGGCAGGGCACTCGGTCTCGAAAAGAAATATCAGGCCCATCAGGCATAA
- a CDS encoding fructose bisphosphate aldolase, translated as MNKKHLDIVKNRDGFIAALDQSGGSTPKALAAYGVTEDDYSGEKEMFDKVHQMRTRIITSPAFNSEQIIGAILFEQTMDREIEGKYTGDYLADKGIAPFLKVDKGLADKENGVQLMKPNPELDDTLRRANERHIFGTKMRSVIHEPNKEGIKAVVEQQFDVAKQILAADLMPIIEPEVDIHSADKEKSEEILKQEILNQLNNLSDDQEVMLKLSIPTNANHYKELIDHPKVVRVVALSGGYPLHEANEKLQQNTGLTASFSRALVGDLNVKQSDEEFNKKLQEAVDMIYDASVNKK; from the coding sequence ATGAACAAAAAGCACTTGGACATTGTTAAAAACAGAGATGGATTTATTGCAGCACTCGACCAAAGCGGAGGAAGCACTCCGAAAGCGCTCGCAGCATACGGTGTTACAGAGGATGACTATTCCGGCGAAAAAGAAATGTTCGATAAGGTTCATCAAATGAGAACGAGAATTATTACGTCTCCTGCATTCAACTCTGAGCAGATTATCGGTGCCATTCTTTTCGAACAGACGATGGACCGTGAAATTGAAGGCAAATATACCGGCGACTATCTTGCCGATAAAGGGATTGCGCCATTTTTGAAAGTTGATAAAGGCCTTGCTGACAAGGAAAACGGTGTACAGCTGATGAAGCCGAATCCTGAGCTGGATGATACGCTGCGCCGGGCCAATGAGCGACACATTTTCGGTACTAAAATGCGTTCTGTCATCCACGAACCGAATAAGGAAGGCATTAAAGCTGTTGTTGAGCAGCAGTTCGACGTAGCGAAGCAGATTCTTGCTGCCGACCTTATGCCGATTATCGAACCGGAAGTGGATATTCACAGTGCAGATAAAGAAAAATCCGAAGAGATTTTAAAGCAGGAAATTCTCAACCAGCTGAACAACCTTTCCGATGACCAGGAGGTCATGCTGAAGCTGAGTATCCCTACGAATGCCAACCATTATAAAGAATTGATCGACCATCCAAAAGTTGTCCGCGTTGTTGCTCTATCCGGAGGATATCCTCTGCACGAAGCAAACGAAAAATTACAGCAGAACACTGGACTTACGGCAAGCTTCTCCCGTGCTCTCGTCGGCGACTTGAACGTGAAACAGTCCGATGAAGAATTCAACAAGAAATTGCAGGAAGCCGTAGACATGATTTATGATGCCTCGGTTAATAAGAAGTAA
- a CDS encoding DUF3427 domain-containing protein, with translation MEDLLGQLQHSLEKGFINRQHSEFSRFKPELLVNQVHKRQDVLTSLTDELKACRTFLFSVAFITESGLATLKSHLLDLHEKGIEGKILTSTYQNFNHPKVFKELLKLKNVEVRIADIEGFHSKGYIFQHDHYYSLIVGSSNLTSSALKVNYEWNVKLNSHENGEIIHHFQEQFHEMWEKAPLLTPDWIYHYERFFEEAVIPRVAELPGNYMTNRMEAALRVEPNQMQQAALHGIEQVRLKEENRALVVSATGTGKTYLAAFDVRKYGPEKMLFVVHREQILQKAKEDFKRILGGDDKDFGILSGSSRSTDAKYLFATIQTMSKPEVLRTFDRDSFDYVLIDESHRAGASTYQRLIDYFDPAFLLGMTATPERSDGYDLFQLFDYNVAYEIRLQEALEEKMLTPFHYFGVTDIEVAGRKQEVETFQLLTSDERVERILEKLHYYGFSGDQVRGLIFCSSKREARLLSDELNTHGFRTCALTGEDSQEKRMIEVNRLEQGQLDYLITVDIFNEGIDIPSINQVVMLRQTESSIVFIQQLGRGLRKHDSKEFVTVIDFIANYKNNYLIPVALSGDRSQNKDSIRRKMIDKSYIKGTSTINFEAVAKERVYDSINAARLTDMKLLKDAYVDLKNRIGRIPMLADFYEHHSIDPVVIGRKKDHYDAFLAAVKEEKPGLSAAHAQVLTMVTQELLSGKRIHEVYLLEKLLDAGVLSKRCFQETLVEKGIREDASTLASMESVLTLRFFKRADQQKYGDYALIEISEEGYQLSPHVKKLLNDSWFRRLFEDVLRAAQLRSGRYNQAELLTRLEKYSRKDVCRLLNWDKDEQSTMYGYKTKHGTCPIFVTYHKEGEVEASIDYGDTFINPEVFHWFTRSRRTTSSKEVLEISEAEQRGIDLHLFVKKDDDEGRDFYYLGEVKPDRASIKDTTMPDAQGRELPVVTMNLLLKESVDQQIYDYLHEDMY, from the coding sequence ATCGAAGACCTGCTCGGACAATTACAGCATTCGCTGGAAAAAGGATTTATCAATAGACAGCACTCTGAATTCAGCCGATTCAAGCCGGAGCTCCTCGTGAACCAGGTACATAAAAGGCAGGATGTATTAACGTCGTTAACGGACGAATTGAAAGCGTGCCGGACTTTTTTGTTCTCGGTCGCATTTATTACAGAAAGCGGGCTGGCAACGCTCAAATCCCACCTGCTCGACCTTCATGAAAAGGGCATCGAAGGAAAGATCCTCACGTCCACTTATCAAAATTTTAATCATCCAAAGGTTTTTAAAGAGCTGCTGAAGTTAAAAAATGTCGAAGTGAGAATTGCGGATATCGAAGGCTTTCATTCGAAAGGATATATCTTTCAGCATGATCATTATTACTCCCTGATCGTCGGTAGCTCCAATTTAACCTCCAGTGCCTTAAAGGTGAACTATGAATGGAACGTGAAACTGAATTCACATGAGAACGGAGAAATTATTCACCATTTCCAGGAGCAGTTCCATGAGATGTGGGAGAAGGCCCCGCTCTTGACGCCGGACTGGATTTATCACTATGAACGTTTTTTTGAAGAAGCCGTGATTCCGCGCGTCGCGGAGCTGCCCGGAAACTACATGACGAACCGGATGGAAGCAGCCCTGCGGGTCGAACCGAATCAGATGCAGCAGGCTGCGCTGCACGGGATTGAACAAGTCCGCCTTAAGGAGGAGAACCGGGCACTTGTCGTTTCTGCGACAGGGACCGGGAAAACCTATTTAGCTGCTTTTGACGTGCGGAAATACGGTCCGGAAAAGATGCTTTTCGTTGTGCACCGGGAGCAGATTCTTCAAAAAGCAAAAGAAGACTTCAAGCGGATTCTTGGAGGAGACGATAAAGATTTTGGTATTTTGTCAGGATCTAGCCGCTCCACAGACGCAAAATATTTGTTTGCCACGATCCAGACGATGTCGAAACCTGAGGTGCTGCGTACGTTCGACAGAGATTCTTTTGATTACGTGCTGATTGATGAAAGTCACCGGGCCGGAGCTTCGACGTATCAACGGCTTATCGATTATTTTGACCCTGCTTTTTTACTGGGCATGACGGCTACTCCCGAACGCTCGGACGGTTACGATTTATTTCAGCTTTTCGATTACAACGTCGCTTATGAAATCAGGCTCCAGGAAGCATTGGAAGAAAAGATGCTGACTCCTTTTCATTACTTTGGCGTCACCGATATAGAAGTAGCAGGCCGTAAACAGGAAGTGGAGACGTTTCAATTGTTAACTTCGGACGAACGAGTGGAACGCATTCTCGAGAAGCTTCACTACTATGGCTTTTCCGGAGACCAGGTGCGCGGGCTCATATTCTGCAGCTCGAAAAGAGAGGCCCGCCTTCTCTCAGACGAACTGAATACCCACGGGTTTCGTACCTGTGCACTTACGGGAGAAGATTCCCAGGAAAAGCGGATGATTGAAGTTAATCGGCTCGAACAGGGGCAGCTTGATTACCTTATTACCGTGGATATCTTTAACGAAGGCATTGATATACCGAGTATCAATCAGGTTGTTATGCTGAGGCAGACTGAATCGAGCATTGTTTTCATCCAGCAGCTCGGACGGGGCTTAAGAAAGCATGATTCCAAAGAATTTGTTACTGTCATCGATTTTATTGCGAATTATAAAAATAACTATTTGATCCCGGTAGCTCTGTCAGGAGACCGTTCGCAGAACAAAGACTCCATCCGCCGGAAGATGATAGACAAAAGCTATATTAAAGGCACGTCCACGATTAATTTTGAAGCCGTAGCGAAAGAGCGCGTGTATGACTCCATCAACGCAGCCAGGTTAACGGATATGAAGCTTTTGAAGGATGCTTATGTCGATTTGAAAAATAGAATCGGGCGCATCCCGATGCTGGCTGATTTCTATGAGCATCATTCGATTGATCCGGTCGTAATTGGAAGAAAGAAAGACCATTACGATGCTTTCCTGGCAGCCGTTAAAGAGGAAAAGCCGGGCCTGAGCGCGGCTCATGCACAGGTGTTAACGATGGTCACACAGGAACTTCTTTCCGGGAAACGGATCCACGAAGTTTATTTGTTGGAGAAGCTGCTGGACGCAGGTGTTTTATCAAAGCGCTGTTTTCAGGAAACGCTGGTGGAGAAGGGAATTCGTGAGGATGCCTCGACGCTCGCTTCGATGGAAAGTGTCTTGACTCTTCGCTTCTTTAAACGGGCAGATCAGCAGAAATACGGAGATTATGCACTGATTGAAATAAGCGAAGAAGGGTATCAGTTGTCGCCTCATGTAAAAAAGCTGTTAAACGACAGCTGGTTTCGCCGATTATTCGAAGATGTGCTCCGTGCAGCTCAATTACGAAGCGGCCGCTATAACCAGGCTGAGCTGCTGACGCGGCTGGAGAAATATTCCCGCAAAGATGTCTGCCGACTTCTGAACTGGGATAAGGACGAACAGTCTACGATGTACGGATACAAAACGAAGCACGGGACCTGCCCTATCTTTGTGACATACCACAAAGAAGGAGAAGTGGAGGCAAGTATTGATTACGGGGATACGTTTATTAATCCGGAAGTGTTTCACTGGTTCACGAGAAGCAGGCGCACGACTTCTTCAAAAGAAGTGCTTGAAATCAGCGAGGCGGAACAGAGAGGAATCGATCTTCATCTGTTCGTGAAAAAAGACGACGATGAAGGAAGGGACTTCTATTATTTGGGCGAGGTGAAACCTGATCGCGCCTCCATTAAAGATACGACGATGCCGGATGCTCAGGGCCGGGAGCTGCCGGTTGTCACGATGAACCTTCTGTTGAAGGAAAGTGTGGATCAGCAGATTTACGATTACCTGCATGAAGACATGTATTGA
- the modA gene encoding molybdate ABC transporter substrate-binding protein, producing the protein MINRSSCFIIPFIVLYVLLSSGCSASESKENEEAEITVAAASSLSPAFTELGPLFEEESGTAITFSFGSTGQLTEQIENGAPFDVFASADIAAVDQLRENELIVPDTQTTYAFGRIGLSTLPETTETVETLEDLLKPEVKKIAIANPDHAPYGKASKQALENEGLWEELEEKIIYGRNITDTLSFIETGNAEAGIIALSLYDEEELNFHMIDEDLHAPLEKSIAVIEDTSEEEAAKAFIDFIQGPTARPIMESHGFTVPEGD; encoded by the coding sequence ATGATAAATAGATCTTCCTGTTTTATTATACCATTTATTGTATTATACGTTCTATTGAGCAGCGGGTGCAGCGCTTCTGAATCAAAAGAAAATGAAGAGGCGGAAATAACGGTAGCTGCTGCTTCCAGTTTATCGCCGGCCTTCACCGAATTAGGTCCGTTATTTGAAGAGGAAAGCGGGACAGCCATCACCTTTTCCTTCGGTTCGACAGGGCAGTTAACCGAACAAATCGAAAATGGCGCGCCTTTTGACGTTTTCGCCTCTGCAGATATAGCAGCCGTGGATCAGTTACGGGAAAATGAGTTAATCGTTCCTGACACGCAGACAACTTATGCTTTTGGGAGGATTGGTCTTTCCACTCTGCCTGAGACGACAGAGACCGTGGAGACACTGGAAGATTTATTAAAGCCGGAAGTAAAAAAGATCGCGATTGCCAATCCTGATCATGCTCCCTATGGTAAAGCATCCAAACAGGCTCTTGAGAATGAGGGGTTATGGGAGGAGCTTGAGGAAAAAATCATTTATGGCCGGAATATTACCGACACTCTTTCTTTTATTGAAACTGGAAACGCAGAAGCAGGAATTATTGCTCTCTCCCTTTATGATGAAGAAGAATTGAACTTCCATATGATTGATGAGGATCTGCATGCCCCGCTTGAGAAGTCCATTGCCGTCATCGAGGACACTAGCGAAGAAGAAGCTGCGAAAGCTTTTATCGACTTTATCCAGGGCCCGACAGCAAGACCCATTATGGAAAGTCATGGATTTACCGTTCCGGAGGGGGATTAA